The genomic interval GTGTTTATGTGCTACAGCAGTTACAAGAGCAACGCATTCAGGGTTTACTGTGTGACTGCATGCTGGTGGTGAAGGGCGTCTGTTTCAAAGCACACAAGAACGTGCTCGCTGCCTTTAGTGCGTACTTCAGGTACAGCACACTACAGTCATCCGATGCAAATCCAATTCTGCATACTATATAATGAGACGCTCAGTGTTAAATGATCTTTGGTTAGATCTTTGTTTCAGAACTCTCCGGCACAGAAGAACGATGTTTTTCACCTGAGCATTCAGGATGTGGGTGGGATCGGTCAGATTCTGGATTATATGTACACCTCACACCTGGAGCTCAACCAAGACAATGTTCACACACTGATGGAGATCGCACAGATCCTGCAGGTGACACATCATGTTGTGGGTGATTTTTATCATTACGTCTAATTGTACTTTACACCTAAAACCAGCCAAACAATTTAGGCTGGTTTAAGCTGGGTGGGGGGTTCAGTAGGGACAGATTTTTTTCAGAAAGTAAGGTTATATGATAATGATTCTTTGGGTAAAATATGAGCTGGACTGATCATGTCTATATGTTAACTCTTTGTGCATTCATCAGAGGTTTGTGTTTGTGCAGGTGTCTAGTATCCTGAACATGTGTCAGATGTTTCTGAAGCCCTGCGCGATGGTGCCGGACACGTCTTTCTGTCTGCCTGCCACCGATGTGGTTTATGATCAGGACTGTGTGTTGAGAAACTCTGTGTCCACAGATTCGGATCTCCACAAACATCTGCTCATCCCCACCAACGACCAGTACAAACGAGCACAGCCCGCATCAGGCCCGAGCAACACCTTACCGGAGACAGATGCTGCGTCGCAGCCAGACCGACAGCCGCCGCACGGCTACAAGCTCAGAAACTTCTACACTAAACAGTATTTCAAACAGAACGCTAATCAGAACCTCGGCCCGTGTTTCGGGTCTGGCGCTTTCGGAGGGATGGAGGAACGATTAACAGCAAGCGCTACCAACCAATCGCTGCCACAGAACCAAACACAAACATCCAGTATTGTGACAGACTCCACCCACCCGCCCGTGCCTGAGCCCGCTGCCCCTCCCACCGCTCGTATCCTACGCCCTAAAAAAGCTGTGTACCTGAAGAAGTTCAACTACTTGCGTTCTCACGTCAGCGTGGACGGGGAAGAGGCCGATGTCCGATGTGATCAGCAGGAGGCGATGCTAACCGATCCCAGCAGCACAGACGTGCCCACTGAAGCCCTGACCTCTGACCCTGCTGATGCTGACCCTGCTGAGACTGTGATCTCTGACCCAGCGGAGGTGTCTCAGTTAAAGACGACACCTGCAGAAGACACTGCTAACCCTGAAGTGAGACCTGACACTGATAGGTCAGAGGTCAGGAGTAATAAATACTGTTGTGAGCTTTGTGGAAAGACCTTTAAACATCCAAGTAACCTTGAGCTGCACACGCGCTCACACacaggtaacacacacacacaaatgtttgtttggctatattcagggttcccacaggtccttgaagtccttaaaagtttgtgaatctgggggaagtttttaaaaatatacatacatagatacaggtcattgaaaatgcttgaatctattttatgcaaatccatttattccctgtgtagtgtaggataatatcataaaaattctagactttttaagcacacgtgctaaactggtcgctttaa from Misgurnus anguillicaudatus chromosome 16, ASM2758022v2, whole genome shotgun sequence carries:
- the zbtb49 gene encoding zinc finger and BTB domain-containing protein 49, translating into MDGLSSHSVYVLQQLQEQRIQGLLCDCMLVVKGVCFKAHKNVLAAFSAYFRSLFQNSPAQKNDVFHLSIQDVGGIGQILDYMYTSHLELNQDNVHTLMEIAQILQVSSILNMCQMFLKPCAMVPDTSFCLPATDVVYDQDCVLRNSVSTDSDLHKHLLIPTNDQYKRAQPASGPSNTLPETDAASQPDRQPPHGYKLRNFYTKQYFKQNANQNLGPCFGSGAFGGMEERLTASATNQSLPQNQTQTSSIVTDSTHPPVPEPAAPPTARILRPKKAVYLKKFNYLRSHVSVDGEEADVRCDQQEAMLTDPSSTDVPTEALTSDPADADPAETVISDPAEVSQLKTTPAEDTANPEVRPDTDRSEVRSNKYCCELCGKTFKHPSNLELHTRSHTGEKPFQCNLCGKRFSQAGNLQTHLRRHSGEKPYICELCGKSFVAAGDVQRHIMIHSGARPHLCDVCGRGFSNFSNLKEHKKTHSTESEFTCDQCGKSFNMQRKLIKHKARHTGDKPYSCQTCGKCFAGSGDLQRHVRSHTGERPYACDTCGKSFTRTAVLRRHRSSHCTSADAEQTLCADGPPRM